The segment CTTGCTTGCCTACTTTGATGAAATGATTGAACCGTGTGGCAATTGTGATAACTGCCTCAATCCACCAACGGTTATTGACGGCACGACACAGGCCCGCCTGATGATGGCGGCGATCATTCAGACCGGGCAGTATTTTGGCGCTGGCCATATCAATGATGTACTGCGCGGCGCCGACAATCAGAAAATTCGCGACAAAGGCCACAACCGGTTGACCACCTACGGTACCGGTAAGGATTATTCCAAAAAGTACTGGCAAGGCTTTATGCGTCAGGCCGTTGCCGGTGGTTATCTTTCGATCAATGTCGAAAAATATGGCCGTCTGGAAATCACAGCGCGGGGACAGGCCGTGATAGAGGACAACGAAGCTTTTCTGTTTAAGGAAATTAGCGAGGCTCCCTTGAAAAGCTCGAAGCCATCACGAAGCAAGGCCGTACAGGCGCTTTCGGATCAGGATGCCGGGGTGTTTTCGGACGTCAAGGCGTTGCGTCTTAAACTTGCCAAACAGAATAACGTTCCCGCCTATGTCGTTTTTTCCGATGCCACCTTGATCGACATGGTTGCCAAACGCCCGGCAACCCGTGAGGAGATGCTGGGCGTCAGCGGTGTCGGCCCGAGCAAGCTGGAAAAGTATGGCGATCTTTTCCTTGAGGCACTTTCTGGCGCATAGTATTGAAATTAAAGGTTATATCTAATATAACTTATATTCGATAATTGCTCATTCCACGAATTTTGGGAAATTATTTTGTTACGCCCGCATTTCAGCAGGGATTCTGCACGTAAGCTTATAAAGCTCCGCCAACTGAGAGTTTCGGCGGGATTTTCCTCCGCTCAAATTCGCCATGGAGCGGAGGTTGTTGGTACCCAATTAAATCTTGTCTACTTTTGGGATAAAAAGTGGTTTTTCATCGCCATGATCGTTGGCACCTTGATGCTGCACATGCCGCTTCCTGAAGGTTTGAGCCATGAAGGATTGGTGGTGCTGACAATGTCGGTGGTGGCGACAATCCTGTTCGTCACTGAACCGGTACCGCTGCCGACGGTGGCGCTGCTGATCATCTGTGCCCAGGTGTTGTTGTTGAGAATGGATTCGACGGAAGTCGCCAAAAGCCTGATGACGGATTCCGTCTTGTTCATCATGGGCTCGCTGATGCTGGCTGTGGCCGTGGTCAAACAAAAGCTCGATAAACGCATCGCCTGGTGGCTTGTTCGCATCACGGGTACCAGAACATCAAACATCTGTTTTGGCATTTCAATGACCTCTGGCTTGCTGGCGTCGTTTATTGGTGAACATACGGTTGCGGCGATGATGTTGCCGGTTGGCATTACCCTGATCACCCTGACATCCGACGATCCCAGGAAAGTTAGAAACCTTGCTGCGGTGTTGTTGTTTTCTATTGCCTACGGTGCGTCAATCGCCGGTATTGGAACGCCTTCCGGCGGTGCCCGGAATGCCATTATGATTGGTTACTGGAAAGAATTCTTCTTCGATCCGACAAACCCGGAAAGCTACCATTTCATCATCGACTACATGAAGTGGATGATGTTCGCCTATCCGATATTCCTGCTGCAGTTGCCGTTCGTGACATTGGTCCTGTTTATGACCTTCAAGCCCGAATACAAAGATTTATCCCGCGCCGTTGTCAAACTGCGGGCCCAGGTGGAAGCCGAAGGGGCCATGAAGCGCGGTGACTGGATGTCGATCTTTCTGTTCTGCCTGGTCCTGATCGGCTGGGTCACCATTTCAAGCGATATCGGCATGGGCACAGTCGCCATTCTTGGCGCTGCTGCCTTTTTGATTGCCGGTTTGGTGCGCTGGGATGACATCAATTCCGGTGTTAACTGGGGTGTTGTCCTGCTTTACGCAGCGGCGATCTCGCTTGGCGTTGAAATGAAACATTCGGGTGCCGCCCTTTGGGTTGCCGAGCATTTTCTTGATCTTCTGGCGCCGTTGGGTGCCGACGAAGGGTTTGGCTTGTGGGCGGCGGTTTCTGCATTGACGACGCTGGTTACCAACACCATGTCAAATGGAGCAGCCGTGGCGGTTCTGGGGCCTATCGTGCTGAAGATGGCGGTCGCGGCGCAGGAAAGTCCTATTGTTATCGGTTTTATTACCGCTATTTCCTCTGCCTTTGCCTATTTGACGGTGGTTGGTACGCCAGCCTGTACGATTGTTTATGCCTCGGGTTATTTAAAAACCACAGATTTTCTAATTGTGGGCTGGAAAATGGTTGTGATCTCGACCATCATCATGCTTGTAGCGGCCTCAGTGTATTGGCCCCTGTTGGGAGTTTAGGTCATGACCGATATTACCGAGCCGATGACCGAACAGCAATCGCGGCAAGACCGTTTCAGGATTCTTGTCTGTATTGACGGTTCCGATGAATCCTATCAAACCATGCGTTACGCAGCAAAACTGGGCAGCGGTGTCGATGCGGATATCGTCTTGCTGTATGTGCGCCCCATCGATCAGGGGTTGCGTTCGGGCGGCCTGCAGGTGCGGGTAGCACGCGAAAACATGCTCGACTGGGGATTAGAACTCCCGGGCATCAAATATCTTAAAAAGGGCTTTGATATCCTTAAAGAGATGGGTGTCGCTGATGAAAACTGGCACGAGCATTCATACCATTCGGGTGTTGAGGGTGATCCCCTGGGCGATAATAAGATCGAATACATCAACGATGCCGGCAAAGTGATTGTCCTCAAACTTAAAGTCGCAACCGACATTGCCACCGGTATATTGGAGCAATGGGAACTGGGACCCTATGACATCATCATTTTGGGCGCGTCCGGGCGCTGGCGTGGAATGGTCAAAAGCATGTGGGATCCGGCGGTTGCTGAAAAAGTCGCCGTTCACGCCCCGTGTTCCGTGCTGGTGGCGCGTGGGATCGATGTCGGTCATGGTCACCTGATTTGCACCGACGGCTCTGAAAAAGCCATGGATACCGTACGCAAGGATGCCTATCTGGCAAGCCGTTGTGAATGTCCGGTTTCATTGATATCGGTGGCCCTGGACGTGGAAAGTGAAGGCGAGGCGAAAACCCATGTCGAGGCGGCCCGCAAGGAACTGGAAAAGAT is part of the Rhodospirillaceae bacterium genome and harbors:
- a CDS encoding DASS family sodium-coupled anion symporter; the protein is MIVGTLMLHMPLPEGLSHEGLVVLTMSVVATILFVTEPVPLPTVALLIICAQVLLLRMDSTEVAKSLMTDSVLFIMGSLMLAVAVVKQKLDKRIAWWLVRITGTRTSNICFGISMTSGLLASFIGEHTVAAMMLPVGITLITLTSDDPRKVRNLAAVLLFSIAYGASIAGIGTPSGGARNAIMIGYWKEFFFDPTNPESYHFIIDYMKWMMFAYPIFLLQLPFVTLVLFMTFKPEYKDLSRAVVKLRAQVEAEGAMKRGDWMSIFLFCLVLIGWVTISSDIGMGTVAILGAAAFLIAGLVRWDDINSGVNWGVVLLYAAAISLGVEMKHSGAALWVAEHFLDLLAPLGADEGFGLWAAVSALTTLVTNTMSNGAAVAVLGPIVLKMAVAAQESPIVIGFITAISSAFAYLTVVGTPACTIVYASGYLKTTDFLIVGWKMVVISTIIMLVAASVYWPLLGV
- a CDS encoding universal stress protein, which encodes MTDITEPMTEQQSRQDRFRILVCIDGSDESYQTMRYAAKLGSGVDADIVLLYVRPIDQGLRSGGLQVRVARENMLDWGLELPGIKYLKKGFDILKEMGVADENWHEHSYHSGVEGDPLGDNKIEYINDAGKVIVLKLKVATDIATGILEQWELGPYDIIILGASGRWRGMVKSMWDPAVAEKVAVHAPCSVLVARGIDVGHGHLICTDGSEKAMDTVRKDAYLASRCECPVSLISVALDVESEGEAKTHVEAARKELEKMEIDVENTLTCVGNPVDEIVEAGPDYSVIVVSDSSKKGLKRFFMGSVAFKVLQEAFTSVMVVR